ACGAACTTTTCATCTCGCAGCCGGATTCGGGCGAACAGGCGCTGGAAATCACCGAAGCGCTGGTGCGCTCAGGCGGCGTTGACGTGTTGGTCATCGATTCAGTGGCGGCGCTGGTGCCGCGTGCTGAACTCGACGGCGATATGGGCGATTCGCTGCCCGGTCTGCAAGCACGTCTGATGTCACAGGCGCTCAGAAAGCTCACGGCGGTCGTTGCGCGCTCGAACACCTGTCTGATTTTCATCAATCAAATTCGCGAGAAGATCGGCATTATGTTCGGCAACCCGGAAACGACGACCGGCGGGCGGGCGCTGAAATTCTACTCGTCTTTGCGACTGGAGATTCGCCGCTCCACACAAATCAAGGACGCCGACACGGTGGTCGGCAGCCGCACCAAGGTTAAAGTCGTCAAGAACAAAGTCGCGCCGCCGTTTAAGGAAGCCGAATTCGACATCATGTACGGTCTGGGCATCTCGCACGAAGGCGACCTGCTCGACCTTGCCGTCGAGCACAAGATTGTCGAAAAGAGCGGCGCGTGGTTCAGCTTTCACGGCGAGCGGCTCGGCCAGGGCCGCGAGAACGTCAAGAACCTGCTGAAGTCTGACGCCGAGATGCAGGGTCGCATCGAGACCGAAGTGCGCAGTGCCCTCGGCTTGAACGGCAGCGGCGAGGCAGCGGCGGCAGAAACCGTCGCGGCAGCGCCGGGTGGCTCGACGCGCCGCGCCGCGCCCAAAGAATAACTTTTTCAACCGTCCATCTTTGCTTCTC
The genomic region above belongs to Blastocatellia bacterium and contains:
- the recA gene encoding recombinase RecA → MADERNERNRAIDLAIAGIEKQFGKGSIMRLGEKKVVDIPAISTSCLSLDAAIGIGGVPRGRVVEIYGPESGGKTTLALHIVAQAQKAGGVAAYIDAEHALDAQYAARLGVQVNELFISQPDSGEQALEITEALVRSGGVDVLVIDSVAALVPRAELDGDMGDSLPGLQARLMSQALRKLTAVVARSNTCLIFINQIREKIGIMFGNPETTTGGRALKFYSSLRLEIRRSTQIKDADTVVGSRTKVKVVKNKVAPPFKEAEFDIMYGLGISHEGDLLDLAVEHKIVEKSGAWFSFHGERLGQGRENVKNLLKSDAEMQGRIETEVRSALGLNGSGEAAAAETVAAAPGGSTRRAAPKE